In the genome of Ignavibacteriales bacterium, one region contains:
- a CDS encoding O-antigen ligase family protein, with amino-acid sequence MDKYAGKVIFLFYIILQVLSENRDYFKMFNGRMPRIPFDYYQFAIVATILAFVFLYVSKNKKIKEEFSSGKNKRIALNKVVIFLVLLYCIYQGVFINYLAKNETGMVIQEVVLKNLPRQIFMVIPLFYFFVLPTFKDSTIPIKWINISAVFLLVIIFINFTILGDVSHTDEGTLRLATGEVAVIFTFTLATSLGYFSGFKTNLILVGTALLGIISANHKSGYLAVALIGFVNIFNVKIKNQKFQKLAVSFAVLMLIAIPLSQTEKFSKLLDTFLISLSASTDFESEAVRLRKERWELAWQCFEANPVNGTMLHDKHYLYSFADDHTPHNFVYSILASQGAVGFGMIVLILASTFWIVAKNRADKITWQMGLLIMFYLLFAYANVVFFNEVCYFMLVFSIAMILHRNKLLGDFDRFDATVTEVVNARIEGVKAEEFETMDEDYQYLGKYSITDKSEINYEGIAEWLVYKYETVGETLTLENAIEHLQQVISVERPAAQPEFSLS; translated from the coding sequence ATGGATAAATACGCAGGCAAGGTAATCTTTCTATTCTATATTATTCTTCAGGTATTATCGGAGAACAGGGATTACTTTAAAATGTTTAATGGCAGAATGCCCCGTATTCCATTTGATTACTATCAGTTTGCAATAGTTGCAACTATACTGGCATTTGTATTCCTGTATGTAAGCAAAAACAAAAAGATCAAAGAAGAATTTTCTTCAGGTAAAAATAAAAGAATAGCACTGAACAAAGTTGTCATATTTTTAGTTCTTCTTTACTGCATTTACCAGGGCGTTTTTATCAATTACCTTGCAAAAAATGAAACGGGAATGGTAATACAGGAAGTGGTATTAAAGAATCTTCCGCGCCAGATATTTATGGTGATCCCGTTATTTTATTTCTTTGTCCTGCCGACCTTTAAAGACAGCACCATACCAATCAAATGGATTAATATCTCGGCAGTATTTCTGCTTGTTATTATATTCATAAACTTTACCATACTTGGTGATGTTTCTCATACAGATGAAGGCACATTGCGTTTGGCAACAGGTGAGGTAGCTGTAATCTTTACATTCACTTTAGCAACAAGCCTTGGTTATTTTTCCGGGTTCAAAACAAATTTAATACTGGTAGGGACAGCGCTTCTTGGGATTATCTCGGCAAACCATAAGTCAGGTTATCTTGCCGTCGCCTTGATAGGCTTCGTGAACATTTTCAATGTTAAAATAAAAAATCAAAAATTTCAGAAGCTTGCTGTATCCTTTGCTGTGCTTATGCTGATAGCAATTCCGTTGTCGCAAACTGAAAAGTTCTCAAAGTTACTTGATACATTTTTAATCTCTCTCAGCGCTTCAACAGATTTTGAGAGTGAAGCAGTCCGTTTGAGAAAAGAAAGATGGGAATTGGCATGGCAGTGTTTCGAAGCTAACCCTGTAAATGGAACAATGCTTCATGATAAACATTATCTCTACAGCTTTGCTGATGATCACACTCCACACAATTTTGTTTATTCGATTTTAGCAAGTCAGGGTGCCGTTGGTTTTGGAATGATTGTATTAATACTTGCAAGTACGTTCTGGATTGTTGCGAAAAACAGAGCAGATAAAATTACCTGGCAAATGGGTTTGTTGATAATGTTTTACTTATTGTTTGCGTATGCAAACGTCGTCTTTTTTAATGAAGTATGTTATTTCATGCTTGTATTTTCAATTGCTATGATTCTTCACAGAAATAAATTACTCGGTGATTTTGATCGGTTTGATGCAACAGTTACTGAAGTAGTTAATGCACGTATCGAAGGAGTTAAAGCCGAAGAATTCGAAACGATGGATGAAGATTATCAATACCTTGGGAAGTATTCAATCACTGATAAAAGCGAAATAAATTACGAAGGCATAGCTGAATGGTTAGTTTATAAATATGAAACAGTGGGAGAAACACTAACACTTGAAAATGCCATTGAACATTTACAGCAGGTTATTTCCGTCGAAAGACCTGCCGCGCAACCTGAATTTTCTCTTAGCTAA
- a CDS encoding class I SAM-dependent methyltransferase — MELNYTERLIRFNSSEKYKKEMEFLFDLIKPREGQRILDYGCGTGTLINFIKEKCNVEISGFDVQYLGTGEIPDWYINNLSDSYDTVYFMHSLAHIVDAESVLEKVKKYLKVSGKIVVITPNRMWDIEMKPLSKNYNPDTTVVKHFTPEELEVFFTDSGFKIELSGQFGKLLNGYNERIFLVATL, encoded by the coding sequence ATGGAATTAAATTATACAGAACGGCTTATAAGGTTTAATAGTTCAGAAAAATATAAAAAGGAAATGGAATTTCTTTTTGATCTGATAAAACCTCGGGAAGGTCAAAGAATACTCGACTACGGATGCGGAACAGGGACATTGATAAATTTTATAAAAGAAAAATGTAATGTTGAAATCAGCGGGTTTGATGTTCAGTATCTTGGAACCGGGGAAATTCCTGATTGGTATATAAACAACTTATCAGATAGTTATGACACGGTTTATTTTATGCACTCTCTCGCGCACATAGTGGATGCTGAAAGTGTACTTGAAAAAGTTAAGAAATATTTAAAAGTTTCAGGTAAGATTGTAGTAATAACTCCGAACAGAATGTGGGATATCGAAATGAAACCGTTAAGCAAAAACTATAATCCGGATACAACAGTTGTTAAACATTTTACCCCGGAAGAGCTTGAAGTTTTTTTTACAGATTCAGGTTTTAAAATTGAGCTTAGCGGTCAGTTTGGAAAATTATTAAACGGATATAATGAGCGGATTTTTTTAGTTGCAACACTTTGA
- a CDS encoding DegT/DnrJ/EryC1/StrS family aminotransferase produces the protein MSYKIPLFDLNFSDAETAAVVETLNSKWISTGPRTSEFENKFCELFNVNHSVALSNCTVALHMAFKVLGIGDGDEVICPSLTFVATVNSIKYVNAVPVFCDIISKSNLTIDPEQIENLITPRTKAIIVMHYAGFPCDMNRIMSIAKKNNLKVIEDACHAPLSEYGSDKLGTIADVGCFSFFSNKNISTGEGGMLVTNNTDLYDKVKLLRSHGMTSMSYERSKGHSTSYDVVELGYNYRMDDIRASIGIVQLDKLKSDLAKREEVRKIYCEKLADMSGIVIPFSDNEEFVSNYIFPVVLLDSDYDKRESVRNFLHSQGIQTSVHYPAVHRFTIYKNANAKLPETEYVTDNEITLPMYSALTEKEISYIAEQLKKAIQSN, from the coding sequence ATGAGCTACAAAATACCATTGTTCGATTTGAATTTTAGTGATGCCGAAACTGCTGCCGTTGTCGAAACATTGAACTCAAAATGGATTTCAACCGGACCAAGAACATCTGAATTCGAAAATAAATTTTGTGAATTATTTAATGTGAATCATTCAGTTGCTTTGTCTAATTGTACGGTTGCCTTGCATATGGCATTTAAAGTGCTGGGGATAGGAGATGGAGATGAAGTGATTTGTCCATCACTAACATTTGTTGCCACCGTCAATTCAATTAAATATGTCAATGCAGTACCGGTCTTTTGTGATATCATAAGTAAATCAAATCTGACTATTGATCCGGAACAGATAGAGAACCTTATCACACCAAGAACCAAAGCTATTATTGTAATGCACTATGCCGGATTTCCCTGTGATATGAACCGTATAATGAGTATCGCCAAAAAAAATAATTTAAAAGTTATTGAAGACGCATGTCATGCCCCCCTTTCAGAATACGGATCCGACAAACTTGGTACCATTGCCGATGTCGGTTGCTTTAGTTTTTTTTCTAATAAGAATATAAGTACAGGCGAGGGCGGCATGCTGGTAACAAATAACACTGACCTGTACGACAAAGTGAAATTGTTACGTTCACACGGAATGACCTCAATGTCTTACGAAAGATCGAAAGGACACTCAACTTCTTACGATGTGGTTGAATTAGGATACAATTACAGAATGGATGATATAAGGGCGTCGATTGGAATTGTGCAGCTTGATAAACTAAAATCTGATCTTGCAAAGCGGGAAGAAGTGAGAAAAATTTATTGTGAAAAATTAGCTGATATGTCCGGGATTGTAATTCCTTTTTCAGATAATGAAGAATTTGTTTCTAATTATATTTTCCCTGTAGTTCTTCTCGACTCGGATTATGATAAGCGTGAAAGTGTAAGAAATTTTTTACACTCGCAGGGTATACAAACCAGTGTTCACTATCCTGCAGTACATCGATTCACGATTTATAAAAACGCGAACGCAAAATTGCCGGAAACAGAGTATGTGACGGATAATGAAATAACTCTTCCAATGTACTCTGCGTTAACGGAAAAAGAAATAAGTTACATCGCAGAGCAATTAAAAAAAGCAATTCAATCCAACTGA
- a CDS encoding GDP-mannose 4,6-dehydratase, translating to MKKVIVTGAGGFIGSHLTELCVELGFDVTAFVRYNSKNNWGWLENSKFKNDIKVITGDIRDKDSVMSAMQGCDTIFHLAALIGIPYSYVSPLAYIRTNIEGTYNVLQSAKELGLKNILVTSTSETYGTAQYVPIDEKHPLVGQSPYSASKIAADQIALSYYLSFELPVKIVRPFNTYGPRQSARAVIPTIISQIFNGQKKINLGNLSPTRDLTFVKDTVNGFIEIAKTDNLIGTVTNIGMNTEVSVGDLAQRIIDLTGSDAKIDFNDERIRPDKSEVNQLRCDNNKLASNTKWKPDYNLDYGLQETINWIKNNMQFFKPELYNI from the coding sequence ATGAAAAAAGTCATTGTTACTGGTGCAGGTGGGTTTATTGGTTCACATCTCACAGAACTATGCGTTGAACTTGGATTTGATGTAACTGCGTTTGTCAGGTACAACTCCAAAAATAACTGGGGCTGGCTGGAAAATTCAAAATTTAAAAATGATATAAAAGTTATCACGGGTGACATCAGGGATAAAGATTCGGTTATGTCTGCTATGCAAGGGTGTGATACAATCTTTCATCTCGCTGCATTAATAGGAATTCCTTACTCGTATGTTTCACCTCTTGCTTACATCCGTACAAACATTGAAGGTACATACAATGTACTTCAAAGTGCTAAAGAATTAGGGCTAAAAAATATTCTTGTCACTTCAACAAGTGAGACATATGGAACTGCGCAGTATGTTCCGATTGATGAAAAACACCCGCTTGTTGGTCAATCACCTTATTCTGCTTCAAAGATTGCGGCTGATCAAATTGCATTGAGTTATTATCTGTCATTTGAACTGCCTGTTAAAATTGTCAGACCGTTCAATACTTATGGACCGCGTCAATCAGCAAGAGCAGTTATCCCGACTATAATAAGCCAGATATTTAACGGTCAGAAAAAGATAAATTTAGGCAACCTGAGCCCGACCCGCGATCTAACATTTGTAAAGGATACAGTGAATGGATTCATTGAAATTGCAAAAACGGATAATCTTATTGGCACAGTGACAAACATAGGGATGAATACCGAAGTATCGGTAGGAGATCTTGCACAAAGGATTATTGACCTCACCGGTTCAGATGCAAAAATAGATTTTAATGATGAAAGAATCAGACCTGATAAAAGCGAAGTAAATCAACTGCGGTGTGATAACAATAAACTGGCAAGCAATACAAAATGGAAACCTGATTATAATCTTGATTACGGACTGCAGGAAACAATTAATTGGATAAAGAATAATATGCAGTTCTTTAAACCTGAACTGTACAATATTTAA
- a CDS encoding NTP transferase domain-containing protein has translation MKAVILAGGLGTRLRPFTEVIPKPLLPIGEKAVLEIQLEHLKGFGFDEIFLATNYKSDYVENFFGDGSRYGVKLTISKEDEPRGTAGPVKLLKEFLTEPFILMNGDILSLINFSEFYKFALKQDTLLTISVKKIVTPYDFGNIYFKGDYVTNLEEKPDIITYALAGIYVMKPEILDLIPDNQYYGMDTLMKSMLGKNIPISKWEIKEYWLDIGRVDDFEQAQETFKAHFNQENQ, from the coding sequence ATGAAAGCAGTAATTCTTGCAGGAGGGTTAGGTACACGCTTAAGACCCTTCACAGAGGTTATTCCCAAACCGCTTTTACCGATAGGTGAAAAAGCTGTACTGGAAATTCAGCTTGAGCATTTAAAAGGTTTCGGGTTTGATGAAATATTTCTGGCAACAAATTATAAATCGGACTACGTAGAAAATTTCTTTGGTGATGGTTCACGCTATGGAGTTAAATTAACTATAAGCAAAGAGGATGAACCAAGAGGAACTGCTGGTCCGGTAAAACTATTAAAAGAATTCCTTACTGAACCATTCATTCTTATGAACGGTGATATTTTAAGTTTAATTAATTTTTCTGAGTTCTATAAATTTGCACTGAAGCAGGATACTCTTTTAACGATCTCAGTAAAAAAGATAGTCACTCCGTATGACTTTGGTAACATTTATTTTAAAGGTGATTATGTTACTAATCTTGAAGAGAAACCGGATATTATTACCTACGCACTTGCAGGTATTTATGTGATGAAACCTGAAATACTGGACTTGATTCCGGACAATCAGTACTATGGCATGGATACATTAATGAAATCAATGCTTGGAAAAAATATTCCCATATCTAAATGGGAGATCAAAGAATACTGGCTGGATATTGGTAGAGTTGATGATTTTGAACAGGCTCAGGAAACTTTTAAGGCACATTTTAACCAGGAAAATCAATAA
- a CDS encoding glycosyltransferase family 4 protein, translated as MKVVWLCYYSLHYLKEDIDTQIESSFFHPATWMHYLDSEIQSRQGIDLHLITISPAVDKDYVIRKNNVTYYIIKNSIKRFAQHLPLHIFQSAYHFFEPYVINTFLKHKVMKIIDEIKPDVVNLHGTEGEFGTILNDIKFPSVIWVQGLMTQVVKIDKNLKYKFRLKSEEELLKQQKNFITIAGSMENLISDYNPGANYFNLFHPNSEQVFEIKKLNPEKNADIVFVGQIVKRKGVSDFVEVVKILKKDFPSIKAKIIGYGGGIYKQVILEKIKSCGLSENINFVGFLPDYEDVLMEVKKSRLFVLPTMVDTGPRSVAESMTIGVPVVSYNIGGLPSMINDKVSGRLVEPGNVVMLSEVISELLSNPEKLNQYAGEAYKFAEKSFRASKVVDELLRIYSTISSDKNQIVRSKKLTMYNLFSLLELSELLAAHI; from the coding sequence ATGAAAGTAGTTTGGCTTTGCTACTATTCTTTACATTATCTTAAAGAAGATATCGATACTCAAATAGAATCTTCTTTTTTTCATCCTGCAACCTGGATGCACTATCTTGATTCTGAGATACAGTCACGCCAGGGAATTGACCTTCATTTAATTACTATATCACCAGCAGTTGATAAAGATTATGTAATCAGAAAAAATAATGTAACGTACTATATCATCAAAAATTCAATAAAGAGATTCGCGCAGCATCTGCCGCTGCATATATTTCAGAGTGCATATCATTTTTTTGAACCTTATGTGATAAATACTTTTCTCAAACACAAGGTGATGAAAATCATTGATGAAATTAAACCGGATGTTGTGAATCTTCATGGAACTGAAGGAGAATTCGGCACTATACTGAATGACATCAAATTTCCATCTGTGATTTGGGTACAGGGTCTTATGACCCAGGTGGTAAAGATTGATAAGAATCTGAAATATAAATTCCGCCTTAAGAGTGAAGAAGAATTGTTAAAGCAGCAGAAGAATTTTATAACCATTGCAGGTAGTATGGAAAACCTTATAAGTGATTATAATCCTGGCGCAAATTATTTTAATCTTTTCCATCCCAATTCTGAGCAGGTATTCGAAATTAAAAAGCTGAACCCCGAAAAAAATGCTGATATTGTTTTTGTTGGACAGATAGTAAAGCGGAAAGGTGTCTCTGATTTTGTTGAAGTGGTAAAAATTTTGAAAAAAGATTTTCCATCAATAAAAGCAAAAATTATTGGATATGGAGGCGGGATATATAAACAGGTAATCCTTGAGAAAATTAAATCTTGCGGTTTATCTGAAAATATTAATTTTGTTGGTTTCCTTCCTGATTATGAAGATGTTTTAATGGAAGTAAAAAAATCCCGGCTGTTTGTACTACCGACTATGGTTGACACCGGTCCGCGTTCGGTTGCTGAAAGCATGACAATAGGAGTTCCGGTTGTATCCTATAATATAGGTGGTCTGCCATCTATGATTAATGATAAAGTAAGCGGAAGACTGGTTGAGCCGGGTAATGTAGTAATGCTTAGTGAAGTTATTTCCGAATTACTTAGCAATCCTGAAAAATTAAATCAATACGCAGGTGAAGCATATAAGTTCGCTGAAAAATCTTTCAGAGCTTCAAAAGTTGTTGATGAGCTACTACGTATTTACAGCACAATCTCTTCCGATAAAAATCAAATTGTACGTTCAAAAAAATTAACAATGTACAATTTGTTCAGTTTACTCGAGCTTAGCGAATTATTAGCCGCGCACATCTGA